From Triticum aestivum cultivar Chinese Spring chromosome 4A, IWGSC CS RefSeq v2.1, whole genome shotgun sequence, a single genomic window includes:
- the LOC123086669 gene encoding DEAD-box ATP-dependent RNA helicase FANCM isoform X1, with amino-acid sequence MAAPPPLYHPAIAVDEDDDGFDWDAAVREIDSACALASASTTAVSTSAPPPPPSAAPSSGLAPSAAAPSFHGLSTGVARQSTLDRFVDSFTRRQAAKDRPLPAPSVPVEVAVPPGGGGAHFVDRGDEGCSRKASEEKVVERPRTAALDRFVDAFTRRQAAKERPPPVPGVPVAAAVPPGGGGAHFAVRGDEGCLRRGSEEEVAEGSCTVALDHEAVQTWIYPTNVEVREYQRYIVQKALFTNTLVALPTGLGKTFIAAVVMYNYFRWFPEGKIVFTAPSRPLVTQQIEACHNTVGIPQEWAIDMKGNLSPSTRSSLWKSKRVFFVTPQILENDIQSGICMVKQLVCLVIDEAHRASGNHAYCVAVRQLVAAGVPLRILALTATPGSKQPTIQAVINNLCISELIHRDESDLEVKRYVNTRTVELLKVPVGSDTTQVNAMILDLINTHVVQLRAAGVIDNRDAANWSPHQLLILRTKFSQAPPPNIPLEKKKEIHKSFAALVSLCHVSKMLWSHGIKPAHESIKAKLKEGHSWNFASKNQTFRDAMNMMQKISSEGLPSPKVQKLAEVLVDHFHKNDSKDSRVIIFSNFRESVNEILGSLRDSGGGLFRPAQFIGQSSTGDRLKGQTQKMQQAILQKFRAGEYNILVATSIGEEGLDIMEVDLVICFDANVSPLRMIQRMGRTGRKHEGRVVVLACEGPELQGYMKKQGSARTMKNLLRKGNAFEYHSSPRMVPHVYSPEVKYVKLSIEKYVHCSKKRKVDVSGTPHILNKVSEEDGLLIAQYFSSGKEDTWKPSLVAFPSFQVSPCDIYRVPHSYRTTDMLIDTMQQLQDVSFSKTKCGSPLQEPADVAAFEDQVLDGYHFSSGEVSSSKSASVPSSLVNKYPLHSFFSGEYVAVDVRGYISITFVPALPRVSEFHKDTRNVNWEHTIQNKTTSKLTADASGQLTDSAYSIFAGNALNSAPHFPEYSEQCNQADGTHILSPSTPSKTVTSPIEKWDTPCNAKLASPVLSGQEDMELSPRLTHYIEEGIVPESPVEQLEIDSAADLDFVAKVISSKSHIQGAEHNRPECSDGPLSFVREGQFPAGVTEHHGSSRENILVQTQAETDEPMCSSKAKIYCSPAAHTPTANLLSDSMSDDWQPKSIGNTSGSVQQLPKYRRLRKCGDKIKRVSSLSLNERYNGSVGGQCDQMEHYVGNRRKAKRCMDIYIDEEVEVSEDADISPDEDDDRSEDKYEDSFIDDQTTPTGQFTQSEQGGENSNTNDMMAFYRRSLLSQSTVVLPSRYQDVSDNSVSRAGSASCSSGNLHNPIETPQGIPQIYGTTDPSPIGHQQMSLERASSIKEQGEASVVNCESTTKPDSRKRKLSFEQAASIPVINLELEPAPPSSHVATEVGNDIYWDDAFFENLDFDAIEAQAAEQLRLQKAQSAQKPTETKRASDVSFTPPSFDLGI; translated from the exons ATGGCGGCGCCCCCACCGCTCTACCATCCTGCCATCGCCGTCGACGAAGACGACGAC GGCTTCGATTGGGATGCGGCCGTGCGGGAGATCGACAGCGCATGCGCCCTTGCCTCAGCCTCCACGACCGCCGTGTCGACctcagctccgccgcccccgccctcGGCCGCCCCGTCGTCGGGCCTCGCTCCCTCGGCCGCGGCGCCCTCCTTCCACGGGCTGTCCACGGGAGTCGCGCGGCAGTCGACGCTCGACCGCTTCGTGGACTCATTCACCAGGAGGCAGGCGGCGAAGGATAGGCCGCTCCCTGCGCCGTCGGTTCCTGTGGAGGTAGCAGTGCcgcctggcggcggcggggcgcactTTGTGGACCGTGGCGATGAGGGGTGCTCGCGGAAGGCGAGTGAGGAGAAGGTCGTGGAGCGGCCCCGCACTGCGGCGCTCGACCGCTTCGTCGACGCGTTCACCAGGAGGCAGGCTGCGAAGGAGAGGCCGCCCCCTGTACCTGGGGTTCCTGTGGCGGCAGCGGTGCCACCTGGTGGTGGCGGGGCGCACTTTGCTGTCCGTGGCGATGAGGGGTGCTTGCGTAGGGGGAGCGAGGAGGAGGTTGCGGAGGGGTCCTGCACCGTGGCGCTCGACCACGAGGCAGTGCAGACGTGGATCTATCCGA CTAATGTGGAAGTCCGAGAGTACCAACGATATATTGTCCAAAAGGCTTTGTTTACAAATACACTAGTAGCCCTGCCAACTGGACTTGGCAAAACTTTTATCGCAGCCGTGGTGATGTATAACTATTTTAGATGGTTTCCTGAAG GTAAAATAGTATTCACAGCCCCTTCGCGTCCTCTTGTCACTCAGCAAATTGAGGCATGCCACAATACAGTGGGTATACCACAG GAGTGGGCGATTGATATGAAAGGGAATCTAAGCCCTTCAACGAGATCAAGCTTGTGGAAGTCTAAACGAGTGTTCTTTGTCACTCCACAGATTCTTGAGAATGACATACAATCTG GTATATGCATGGTGAAACAACTTGTTTGCTTGGTGATAGATGAAGCTCATAGAGCTTCGGGAAATCATGCTTACTGTGTTGCTGTTCGCCAG TTGGTGGCAGCTGGTGTGCCGCTAAGAATTTTAGCTTTGACTGCTACACCAGGAT CAAAACAGCCAACTATCCAAGCTGTCATCAACAATTTATGCATCTCAGAGTTGATTCATCGTGATGAAAGTGATCTTGAAGTCAAACGATATGTTAACACACGTACAGTTGAACTCTTAAAG GTTCCTGTTGGCAGTGACACAACTCAAGTCAATGCTATGATTTTGGATCTTATAAATACACATGTTGTTCAGTTACGTGCTGCTGGGGTGATTGATAACAGGGATGCTGCAAAT TGGAGCCCACATCAGTTGCTTATTTTAAGGACGAAATTCAGCCAAGCACCTCCACCAAATATTCCtctggaaaagaaaaaggaaattcaTAAATCTTTTGCAGCTCTCGTGTCACTTTGTCATGTGAGTAAAATGCTTTGGAGCCATGGAATCAAGCCAGCGCATGAGTCAATTAAAGCCAAGTTGAAAGAAGG GCACTCTTGGAATTTTGCTTCAAAGAATCAAACCTTTCGGGATGCAATGAATATGATGCAGAAGATCTCATCTGAAGGCTTACCCAGTCCAAAGGTGCAGAAATTGGCAGAAGTGTTGGTCGATCACTTCC ACAAAAATGATTCCAAGGACTCACGGGTGATTATCTTTTCAAATTTCCGGGAAAGTGTCAA TGAGATTCTCGGTTCATTAAGAGACAGTGGTGGCGGACTTTTCAGACCTGCACAGTTCATCGGTCAAAGCTCTACAG GTGACCGACTGAAGGGCCAGACACAGAAAATGCAACAAGCTATTTTACAG AAATTTCGAGCTGGGGAATACAATATTTTGGTGGCAACATCAATTGGTGAGGAAGGTCTAGATATTATGGAGGTGGATCTTGTGATTTGTTTCGATGCCAATGTCTCTCCATTAAGGATGATCCAACGAATGGGAAGGACTGGGCGGAAGCACGAAGGACGAGTTG TGGTTTTGGCTTGTGAAGGACCAGAGCTGCAAGGGTACATGAAGAAACAAGGAAGTGCTCGGACAATGAAGAACCTTTTGCGTAAAGGGAACGCCTTTGAATACCATTCTAGTCCCAGGATG GTTCCACATGTCTATAGCCCAGAAGTTAAATATGTTAAATTATCAATAGAGAAGTATGTCCATTGCTCAAAGAAAAGAAAAGTTGATGTGAGTGGCACACCACACATTTTGAACAAAGTTTCAGAGGAAGATGGCCTATTGATTGCTCAGTACTTCAGTTCAGGCAAAGAAGATACTTGGAAGCCATCACTTGTTGCGTTCCCTAGTTTCCAGGTTTCTCCATGTGATATCTATAGAGTGCCTCATTCCTATCGGACTACAGATATGCTAATCGATACTATGCAACAACTTCAAGATGTTTCTTTCTCTAAAACTAAG TGTGGAAGCCCTTTACAAGAACCCGCTGATGTAGCAGCTTTTGAGGATCAGGTGTTGGATGGTTATCACTTTTCTTCTGGAGAAGTGTCATCGAGTAAAAGTGCTAGTGTGCCAAGTTCACTGGTCAACAAATATCCTCTCCACTCATTCTTCAGTGGGGAATATGTAGCTGTGGATGTTAGAGGCTACATTTCAATCACTTTTGTACCTGCCTTACCGAGGGTATCTGAGTTCCATAAGGATACAAGGAACGTAAATTGGGAACATACAATCCAGAACAAGACTACTTCAAAATTGACAGCAGATGCCAGTGGGCAATTAACGGATAGCGCTTATTCGATCTTTGCAGGCAATGCATTAAATTCAGCTCCTCATTTCCCTGAATATTCGGAGCAATGTAACCAAGCTGATGGCACACACATACTTTCCCCCAGTACTCCATCTAAAACGGTTACAAGTCCAATAGAAAAATGGGACACACCATGCAATGCTAAACTAGCAAGCCCAGTTTTGTCAGGTCAGGAAGACATGGAACTTAGTCCTAGATTAACTCATTATATTGAAGAAGGAATTGTGCCTGAGTCTCCAGTAGAGCAATTAGAAATAGACAGTGCTGCTGATCTTGATTTTGTTGCAAAGGTTATTTCTTCAAAGTCACACATTCAGGGAGCTGAACACAATCGGCCAGAATGTAGTGACGGGCCACTAAGCTTTGTGAGAGAAGGTCAATTTCCTGCTGGTGTCACGGAACATCATGGTTCGTCAagagagaatatcctagttcagaCTCAAGCAGAAACAGATGAGCCAATGTGTTCTTCAAAGGCAAAAATCTACTGCAGTCCTGCTGCTCATACGCCCACAGCAAATCTACTGTCTGATAGTATGTCTGATGATTGGCAGCCTAAGTCAATAGGGAATACATCAGGATCAGTACAGCAATTACCGAAGTACAGAAGACTCCGCAAATGCGGTGACAAGATCAAACGAGTATCCTCATTGTCTTTGAATGAAAGATATAATGGATCTGTAGGAGGACAATGTGATCAGATGGAGCATTATGTTG GAAACAGAAGGAAAGCCAAGAGGTGTATGGATATATATATTGATGAGGAAGTCGA AGTGTCTGAAGATGCTGATATTTCAccggatgaggatgatgatcggAGTGAAGATAAATATGAAGATAGCTTTATTGACGATCAGACAACTCCTACTGGCCAATTCACTCAGAGTGAACAAGGTGGTGAAAACAGTAACACTAACGACATGATGGCTTTCTACAG GCGATCACTACTTAGTCAGTCAACGGTAGTCCTGCCCTCGAGATACCAAGATGTCTCTGATAATTCTGTTTCCAGAGCTGGAAGTGCAAGCTGTTCATCAGGGAACTTGCACAATCCTATCGAGACTCCACAAGGGATTCCTCAAATATATGGTACCACTGACCCAAGTCCTATAGGTCACCAGCAAATGTCCCTGGAGAGAGCCAGTTCGATAAAGGAACAGGGTGAAGCAAGTGTGGTCAATTGCGAATCAACCACCAAACCAGATAGCAGAAAGAGAAAACTAAGCTTCGAGCAAGCCGCCTCAATCCCTGTCATAAACCTTGAGCTGGAACCAGCACCACCTTCCTCACATGTTGCTACTGAAGTCGGTAATGACATATACTGGGATGATGCTTTCTTTGAGAACCTTGATTTTGATGCAATTGAAGCACAAGCGGCCGAGCAACTTAGACTCCAGAAAGCACAATCAGCACAAAAACCAACGGAAACTAAGCGAGCATCTGATGTCAGCTTCACGCCTCCATCGTTTGATCTTGGGATCTGA
- the LOC123086669 gene encoding DEAD-box ATP-dependent RNA helicase FANCM isoform X2 gives MYNYFRWFPEGKIVFTAPSRPLVTQQIEACHNTVGIPQEWAIDMKGNLSPSTRSSLWKSKRVFFVTPQILENDIQSGICMVKQLVCLVIDEAHRASGNHAYCVAVRQLVAAGVPLRILALTATPGSKQPTIQAVINNLCISELIHRDESDLEVKRYVNTRTVELLKVPVGSDTTQVNAMILDLINTHVVQLRAAGVIDNRDAANWSPHQLLILRTKFSQAPPPNIPLEKKKEIHKSFAALVSLCHVSKMLWSHGIKPAHESIKAKLKEGHSWNFASKNQTFRDAMNMMQKISSEGLPSPKVQKLAEVLVDHFHKNDSKDSRVIIFSNFRESVNEILGSLRDSGGGLFRPAQFIGQSSTGDRLKGQTQKMQQAILQKFRAGEYNILVATSIGEEGLDIMEVDLVICFDANVSPLRMIQRMGRTGRKHEGRVVVLACEGPELQGYMKKQGSARTMKNLLRKGNAFEYHSSPRMVPHVYSPEVKYVKLSIEKYVHCSKKRKVDVSGTPHILNKVSEEDGLLIAQYFSSGKEDTWKPSLVAFPSFQVSPCDIYRVPHSYRTTDMLIDTMQQLQDVSFSKTKCGSPLQEPADVAAFEDQVLDGYHFSSGEVSSSKSASVPSSLVNKYPLHSFFSGEYVAVDVRGYISITFVPALPRVSEFHKDTRNVNWEHTIQNKTTSKLTADASGQLTDSAYSIFAGNALNSAPHFPEYSEQCNQADGTHILSPSTPSKTVTSPIEKWDTPCNAKLASPVLSGQEDMELSPRLTHYIEEGIVPESPVEQLEIDSAADLDFVAKVISSKSHIQGAEHNRPECSDGPLSFVREGQFPAGVTEHHGSSRENILVQTQAETDEPMCSSKAKIYCSPAAHTPTANLLSDSMSDDWQPKSIGNTSGSVQQLPKYRRLRKCGDKIKRVSSLSLNERYNGSVGGQCDQMEHYVGNRRKAKRCMDIYIDEEVEVSEDADISPDEDDDRSEDKYEDSFIDDQTTPTGQFTQSEQGGENSNTNDMMAFYRRSLLSQSTVVLPSRYQDVSDNSVSRAGSASCSSGNLHNPIETPQGIPQIYGTTDPSPIGHQQMSLERASSIKEQGEASVVNCESTTKPDSRKRKLSFEQAASIPVINLELEPAPPSSHVATEVGNDIYWDDAFFENLDFDAIEAQAAEQLRLQKAQSAQKPTETKRASDVSFTPPSFDLGI, from the exons ATGTATAACTATTTTAGATGGTTTCCTGAAG GTAAAATAGTATTCACAGCCCCTTCGCGTCCTCTTGTCACTCAGCAAATTGAGGCATGCCACAATACAGTGGGTATACCACAG GAGTGGGCGATTGATATGAAAGGGAATCTAAGCCCTTCAACGAGATCAAGCTTGTGGAAGTCTAAACGAGTGTTCTTTGTCACTCCACAGATTCTTGAGAATGACATACAATCTG GTATATGCATGGTGAAACAACTTGTTTGCTTGGTGATAGATGAAGCTCATAGAGCTTCGGGAAATCATGCTTACTGTGTTGCTGTTCGCCAG TTGGTGGCAGCTGGTGTGCCGCTAAGAATTTTAGCTTTGACTGCTACACCAGGAT CAAAACAGCCAACTATCCAAGCTGTCATCAACAATTTATGCATCTCAGAGTTGATTCATCGTGATGAAAGTGATCTTGAAGTCAAACGATATGTTAACACACGTACAGTTGAACTCTTAAAG GTTCCTGTTGGCAGTGACACAACTCAAGTCAATGCTATGATTTTGGATCTTATAAATACACATGTTGTTCAGTTACGTGCTGCTGGGGTGATTGATAACAGGGATGCTGCAAAT TGGAGCCCACATCAGTTGCTTATTTTAAGGACGAAATTCAGCCAAGCACCTCCACCAAATATTCCtctggaaaagaaaaaggaaattcaTAAATCTTTTGCAGCTCTCGTGTCACTTTGTCATGTGAGTAAAATGCTTTGGAGCCATGGAATCAAGCCAGCGCATGAGTCAATTAAAGCCAAGTTGAAAGAAGG GCACTCTTGGAATTTTGCTTCAAAGAATCAAACCTTTCGGGATGCAATGAATATGATGCAGAAGATCTCATCTGAAGGCTTACCCAGTCCAAAGGTGCAGAAATTGGCAGAAGTGTTGGTCGATCACTTCC ACAAAAATGATTCCAAGGACTCACGGGTGATTATCTTTTCAAATTTCCGGGAAAGTGTCAA TGAGATTCTCGGTTCATTAAGAGACAGTGGTGGCGGACTTTTCAGACCTGCACAGTTCATCGGTCAAAGCTCTACAG GTGACCGACTGAAGGGCCAGACACAGAAAATGCAACAAGCTATTTTACAG AAATTTCGAGCTGGGGAATACAATATTTTGGTGGCAACATCAATTGGTGAGGAAGGTCTAGATATTATGGAGGTGGATCTTGTGATTTGTTTCGATGCCAATGTCTCTCCATTAAGGATGATCCAACGAATGGGAAGGACTGGGCGGAAGCACGAAGGACGAGTTG TGGTTTTGGCTTGTGAAGGACCAGAGCTGCAAGGGTACATGAAGAAACAAGGAAGTGCTCGGACAATGAAGAACCTTTTGCGTAAAGGGAACGCCTTTGAATACCATTCTAGTCCCAGGATG GTTCCACATGTCTATAGCCCAGAAGTTAAATATGTTAAATTATCAATAGAGAAGTATGTCCATTGCTCAAAGAAAAGAAAAGTTGATGTGAGTGGCACACCACACATTTTGAACAAAGTTTCAGAGGAAGATGGCCTATTGATTGCTCAGTACTTCAGTTCAGGCAAAGAAGATACTTGGAAGCCATCACTTGTTGCGTTCCCTAGTTTCCAGGTTTCTCCATGTGATATCTATAGAGTGCCTCATTCCTATCGGACTACAGATATGCTAATCGATACTATGCAACAACTTCAAGATGTTTCTTTCTCTAAAACTAAG TGTGGAAGCCCTTTACAAGAACCCGCTGATGTAGCAGCTTTTGAGGATCAGGTGTTGGATGGTTATCACTTTTCTTCTGGAGAAGTGTCATCGAGTAAAAGTGCTAGTGTGCCAAGTTCACTGGTCAACAAATATCCTCTCCACTCATTCTTCAGTGGGGAATATGTAGCTGTGGATGTTAGAGGCTACATTTCAATCACTTTTGTACCTGCCTTACCGAGGGTATCTGAGTTCCATAAGGATACAAGGAACGTAAATTGGGAACATACAATCCAGAACAAGACTACTTCAAAATTGACAGCAGATGCCAGTGGGCAATTAACGGATAGCGCTTATTCGATCTTTGCAGGCAATGCATTAAATTCAGCTCCTCATTTCCCTGAATATTCGGAGCAATGTAACCAAGCTGATGGCACACACATACTTTCCCCCAGTACTCCATCTAAAACGGTTACAAGTCCAATAGAAAAATGGGACACACCATGCAATGCTAAACTAGCAAGCCCAGTTTTGTCAGGTCAGGAAGACATGGAACTTAGTCCTAGATTAACTCATTATATTGAAGAAGGAATTGTGCCTGAGTCTCCAGTAGAGCAATTAGAAATAGACAGTGCTGCTGATCTTGATTTTGTTGCAAAGGTTATTTCTTCAAAGTCACACATTCAGGGAGCTGAACACAATCGGCCAGAATGTAGTGACGGGCCACTAAGCTTTGTGAGAGAAGGTCAATTTCCTGCTGGTGTCACGGAACATCATGGTTCGTCAagagagaatatcctagttcagaCTCAAGCAGAAACAGATGAGCCAATGTGTTCTTCAAAGGCAAAAATCTACTGCAGTCCTGCTGCTCATACGCCCACAGCAAATCTACTGTCTGATAGTATGTCTGATGATTGGCAGCCTAAGTCAATAGGGAATACATCAGGATCAGTACAGCAATTACCGAAGTACAGAAGACTCCGCAAATGCGGTGACAAGATCAAACGAGTATCCTCATTGTCTTTGAATGAAAGATATAATGGATCTGTAGGAGGACAATGTGATCAGATGGAGCATTATGTTG GAAACAGAAGGAAAGCCAAGAGGTGTATGGATATATATATTGATGAGGAAGTCGA AGTGTCTGAAGATGCTGATATTTCAccggatgaggatgatgatcggAGTGAAGATAAATATGAAGATAGCTTTATTGACGATCAGACAACTCCTACTGGCCAATTCACTCAGAGTGAACAAGGTGGTGAAAACAGTAACACTAACGACATGATGGCTTTCTACAG GCGATCACTACTTAGTCAGTCAACGGTAGTCCTGCCCTCGAGATACCAAGATGTCTCTGATAATTCTGTTTCCAGAGCTGGAAGTGCAAGCTGTTCATCAGGGAACTTGCACAATCCTATCGAGACTCCACAAGGGATTCCTCAAATATATGGTACCACTGACCCAAGTCCTATAGGTCACCAGCAAATGTCCCTGGAGAGAGCCAGTTCGATAAAGGAACAGGGTGAAGCAAGTGTGGTCAATTGCGAATCAACCACCAAACCAGATAGCAGAAAGAGAAAACTAAGCTTCGAGCAAGCCGCCTCAATCCCTGTCATAAACCTTGAGCTGGAACCAGCACCACCTTCCTCACATGTTGCTACTGAAGTCGGTAATGACATATACTGGGATGATGCTTTCTTTGAGAACCTTGATTTTGATGCAATTGAAGCACAAGCGGCCGAGCAACTTAGACTCCAGAAAGCACAATCAGCACAAAAACCAACGGAAACTAAGCGAGCATCTGATGTCAGCTTCACGCCTCCATCGTTTGATCTTGGGATCTGA